The sequence AAATAAAAACTTTCTTGTTCAACAAGATATCTATCTTCACCTTGTAATTGTTCCATCCACATCCGATATCACTATGCGGGTGTTCCATTTCCACAAATATATCCGAGCATCAATCTGATATTCAATGATAGAAATATAAATTAGCATAcaagaaagaataataaaatagaGATTTCAATTAAAGAAACAAACATAAAGGAGAAGGAGGACCTGCTGTGTCCCCAACATAGCTGTAGAATAACGAAAGGTTACCAAGTTCCTTCCTTCCTGCAGATTCAAGGATGCTAGCTGTTCAGATGTTGGGGTATCTGCCCTAACCTTGTTGGCTTTTCGATGTGGCCGATATACACTAATGGTGcgagatttttgaaatttaggTAGCTTTTCAAAGTCCGCAACATCAAACATATCAAGGACACTATGAGAACAATCCCTTTGCTGAGCATGcaaatcatcaacctaaagaagaaCATCAATGCATGACTTTCTACCAAATCAATCTATGCACAAATATTTAGAACCAAACAGGTTGTTTACCTTAGATGAATGTAAACCATTCTCCAAGGTACCACCCCTAGTGTTCTTTCTTTCTCGACGAGGTAGCTGGTCGAATTTCAGATTCGTAGACCACTTGAGGTCCAAAAGGTTGGCTGCAATCTCAGCACGTTCTAATAAGTCTTCTGCATCTTCATCAACTTCCCCATTGAATGACCTTTGCCCCAACACAAGCCTAAATAGCCGGGATCCGCGAGAATTAGTCCTGTTCACAATCTTATCATTGTTCAAGGCATTCATATCAGCTACAAATGATCCATCCGGATCAAACTTGCAACTTTTTGACTTGAAATTCCTCTTCCTGCCCCATGGTAGGACAACATCAGCATCTTCGCCGGACGACGATGATTCGCTAGATCCGGAATCTTCATCCCCTTGTGGTTCACAATGTGTATCCCTCAAAAAGAAGGCTTCCCCTTTATGGTTCATGTGCATGTGGAAACCGGCTTTGGATCCATTGACACTGATGCTAACCTTCTTCTCATCAGCCTTGAGAACCCTGTGGAGTTTCCCGAATCGAACGAACCAAGGAGAGGACTTGAAGCTGCCATCTTTTTGTTGAACTACAACAATGTCCACAGCACCACCATAAGGGATGAACGGCATTGAAACAGTCGAAACTCCGCGGGTGATAAAGCTCCCTAGCCTCTCCACAGCTTGCATTTCACCCACCAAAGGCAGTTACTCCAATCCTAAAATGAATTCATCCAAATTCAAACAACAAAATCATTCCAATGAGACACAAATGAATGCATCAAAATTCAAACCAACCTCAACATTACAACAatagaaaacacaaaaaaaaagccaaaagggTATCTCTAGTTTccttaaaaaaccataaaaattgCAACTTTATACATCAAAAACCAACCTTTAGTTGAAATCAAATATATTTCCCAAAACACAGAAATACCCAGTTCTTAAATTGGACAGAGAAACATCATTAATtattcaaacatcaaattcaacaaccCATGACTTAAAAGAAGGAAGCGCCAATACTATGAAAGAATATTCTATATGAATGATTCCAATGTGCCAACCGCAACATTTTACAGGAACATGAAATGCATAATAAGAATATTCCTAATATCCCTATAGCTTTAATCAGATTCCAcaaatgaataataataataaaaatgattaagGAAAAAAGATTGAAAAAATTACAGTGGGTGTTGGGGTCGGAGAATAGAAGGTGAAAGCGGAAAACCAAAAAACATGGCAGTTTGAGAGAGAGATGGAGTTTGATGGTGGTGGGACCCATGCAGCTACGGTAAAGAAAATATTGCGGCTTTTCCTTCCTTAACCATAGAaaccatttagtttagttttagcaaAAGACTTGTCATAAATTAATTCAATTCAATGGAGGGTCCAACTCCAACAACATCACATTCACATTCACATTATTGTCTTCTGTCTTTTTTtacttaatttgattttcaatttttattcctTCGGTCAACCAACTAAACTCAGCTTAGGttgtcattttactttctttttgccaaatttgaTGTTAGAATTTGTTGCTTTATTttttatggaaaagtataggatGCTAATATACTATctgctaatttattattaataataattaattattatattttaaatacatgtataaagagacacatttagaaaatatatttataaagatatttttattagacatctacacagattatttttataaaaaaaatatcgaCATNNNNNNNNNNNNNNNNNNNNNNNNNNNNNNNNNNNNNNNNNNNNNNNNNNNNNNNNNNNNNNNNNNNNNNNNNNNNNNNNNNNNNNNNNNNNNNNNNNNNNNNNNNNNNNNNNNNNNNNNNNNNNNNNNNNNNNNNNNNNNNNNNNNNNNtatgaaaaatatatttattttttaaaattaaatgttaTAAAAATGTACTAATCATATGCTATATACTCACTCCACCATTGTCTTTTAAAAAACACTTTCATAAatgtaagattttttttttgtaatttgtgtaatttttttttacgtGACCGTATATAACATCATTAGATTCTAACTTAGTAAAAAGGGATtatattctaattaatttaattagttcaATTTACTTTACAAGAACAAATTTCAAACGCATATTTTTGTAGAACTTAATTTTCAGCTAATTGTTATTTTAGAAGGGAAAAAATTACGTCTGAATTTCATAATAACTTGTTACATCAGAANNNNNNNNNNNNNNNNNNNNNNNNNNNNNNNNNNNNNNNNNNNNNNNNNNNNNNNNNNNNNNNNNNNNNNNNNNNNNNNNNNNNNNNNNNNNNNNNNNNNNNNNNNNNNNNNNNNNNNNNNNNNNNNNNNNNNNNNNNNNNNNNNNNNNNNNNNNNNNNNNNNNNNNNNNNNNNNNNNNNNNNNNNNNNNNNNNNNNNNNNNNNNNNNNNNNNNNNNNNNNNNNNNNNNNNNNNNNNNNNNNNNNNNNNNNNNNNNNNNNNNNNNNNNNNNNNNNNNNNNNNNNNNNNNNNNNNNNNNNNNNNNNNNNNNNNNNNNNNNNNNNNNNNNNNNNNNNNNNNNNNNNNNNNNNNNNNNNNNNNNNNNNNNNNNNNNNNNNNNNNNNNNNNNNNNNNNNNNNNNNNNNNNNNNNNNNNNNNNNNNNNNNNNNNNNNNNNNNNNNNNNNNNNNNNNNNNNNNNNNNNNNNNNNNNNNNNNNNNNNNNNNNNNNNNNNNNNNNNNNNNNNNNNNNNNNNNNNNNNNNNNNNNNNNNNNNNNNNNNNNNNNNNNNNNNNNNNNNNNNNNNNNNNNNNNNNNNNNNNNNNNNNNNNNNNNNNNNNNNNNNNNNNNNNNNNNNNNNNNNNNNNNNNNNNNNNNNNNNNNNNNNNNNNNNNNNNNNNNNNNNNNNNNNNNNNNNNNNNNNNNNNNNNNNNNNNNNNNNNNNNNNNNNNNNNNNNNNNNNNNNNNNNNNNNNNNNNNNNNNNNNNNNNNNNNNNNNNNNNNNNNNNNNNNNNNNNNNNNNNNNNNNNNNNNNNNNNNNNNNNNNNNNNNNNNNNNNNNNNNNNNNNNNNNNNNNNNNNNNNNNNNNNNNNNNNNNNNNNNNNNNNNNNNNNNNNNNNNNNNNNNNNNNNNNNNNNNNNNNNNNNNNNNNNNNNNNNNNNNNNNNNNNNNNNNNNNNNNNNNNNNNNNNNNNNNNNNNNNNNNNNNNNNNNNNNNNNNNNNNNNNNNNNNNNNNNNNNNNNNNNNNNNNNNNNNNNNNNNNNNNNNNNNNNNNNNNNNNNNNNNNNNNNNNNNNNNNNNNNNNNNNNNNNNNNNNNNNNNNNNNNNNNNNNNNNNNNNNNNNNNNNNNNNNNNNNNNNNNNNNNNNNNNNNNNNNNNNNNNNNNNNNNNNNNNNNNNNNNNNNNNNNNNNNNNNNNNNNNNNNNNNNNNNNNNNNNNNNNNNNNNNNNNNNNNNNNNNNNNNNNNNNNNNNNNNNNNNNNNNNNNNNNNNNNNNNNNNNNNNNNNNNNNNNNNNNNNNNNNNNNNNNNNNNNNNNNNNNNNNNNNNNNNNNNNNNNNNNNNNNNNNNNNNNNNNNNNNNNNNNNNNNNNNNNNNNNNACGTCTGAATTTCATAATAACTTGTTAcatcagaaaaaaaaatattaatctaATAATACTTGATAGAAATACATTAAATAATAAGAAGGCTTTTAGAGTTCAAGTAGAGTCAAGAGtatattttgtaaaaaaaaaaaaaatacaataaggAACGATTAGGAGGAAGATTGAATCACTAGCTGAAAAGCTTGGAAAAAAAGTTAGAAAATAAAAGCTTTTATGCCTTAAATTTAAAGAAATTGGTGGCTCTTGAACTAGTTCAGTGGCGTGTTAACATTATTTATCAAGGATAAATATATGTTTTCTTTTTGGTGTGAAATTCATTTAAGGAAAAATGTAAAtattttatgaaaaagaaaacaatataATTTTGCCTCTTACTTGTCATTTATCAACCGTTaatgtaataaactaataatgtAGTCCCCACCATGGCTTAAATATAAAATTGTAATTTACTAATTGAAGAGAATATTTCTTTCTTTGGCACTAGTTGAATAGAACATTACAGGAGTATGTCATTGTCACACAAAATTAGAAAAGGCTTATTGGCCCAAAATTCAGCGTCACAAGAGTATGACATGGACCCAATTAAAGGCCCACTCATTGATAGCCATTTTTGGTCAACAAGCTTCATGGATAAATGGGCCAAATATTTTGAAGCCCTTTTACAAATATTGACCCACAATTCAGTGTCACGAGAGTATAAATTTAATGCATATATCagggaaatggatcctctccaatTTTTTTAACACTTAAAGAGAATAAAGTGTGGATTGGtcaagtggtcagctcactcgtccgcttgaACAAATGCCGGggattcgaatcccgccttgtgcatgcagcaactcgTTGGCCAGCGGCAGATTCTTAAATGGAGCTGcgatccgcgacggattagttcTTGACCTGTCGGGCTGGTgggcaaccaaaaaaaaaagtgtgATCTATCACCTTTAATTCTCTAAATGggaccaaaaataaaagaaagagagaaagcaaTAAAATGTGAGACTAAACACTCGATaccattcaattttttttttccactGGAGATGATCCAGTGCCATTGGTAGtgcttttagttttttttttagttttttttgttgCTGTTTCTCTTCTTTGGGTTTCTTGGCCCATTCTCTCTGACCCAAAAAAAAGAACATACAAAAACAAAATGGGTACAAAATATTTTGAAGCCCTTTTacgaattaaaagaaaaatgggtTTAAGTTTGACTTAACTTTCTATCCTTTTGTTGAATCCAAATTAAAAGACAATGATTATATGGTAAAaatatgttattttaattttaataatacttTTTAATAGTTATTAAAATTCTATAATCACTATAACAGTAAAGTATAGACATCATAGCATACATTTAACTAATTGGTTTTATAATTATTacatcaacaaaaataattaatttttaaatttattatttaaaaatttatttaaacacATTAATATAATAAGATAATCGTGTAAAAGTTTTTAGTTGATcgttacattaaaattaaattcataataaTCACTTGTAAACATTGTTGTGACTTGTGAACTCTTGTCATATAATTGTTGTACAAAAGTTTAAGAACTTTCATTATTTTGTCATGCTGACATCATCACGTCTATATATCTATTGATTTAATGATTTCCTTCTTTTAGTTTCACAATATAATTATGATTAAGAAATAACCCCTACTTTCCCGGGTCGTATGTTTCTAATTTTCACATTATGTGTGGGGCTCTACAACTTAGGATTATTTCATCTTCTTTTTGACTTTTTCTCTATCTTCCTTCAACTACTAGGTTTAGAAATTAAATGAATTCAATCTTAGTTAAATTATGCATAAATACATTTTTATCTTAGATTAAAATTCT is a genomic window of Arachis ipaensis cultivar K30076 chromosome B06, Araip1.1, whole genome shotgun sequence containing:
- the LOC107605677 gene encoding phosphatidate phosphatase PAH2, with product MQAVERLGSFITRGVSTVSMPFIPYGGAVDIVVVQQKDGSFKSSPWFVRFGKLHRVLKADEKKVSISVNGSKAGFHMHMNHKGEAFFLRDTHCEPQGDEDSGSSESSSSGEDADVVLPWGRKRNFKSKSCKFDPDGSFVADMNALNNDKIVNRTNSRGSRLFRLVLGQRSFNGEVDEDAEDLLERAEIAANLLDLKWSTNLKFDQLPRRERKNTRGGTLENGLHSSKVDDLHAQQRDCSHSVLDMFDVADFEKLPKFQKSRTISVYRPHRKANKVRADTPTSEQLASLNLQEGRNLVTFRYSTAMLGTQQIDARIYLWKWNTRIVISDVDGTITRSDVLGQVMPLVGIDWSQTGVAHLFSAIQDNGYQLLFLSARAISQACHTRRFLFNLKQDGKVLPDGPVVISPDGLFPALYREVIRRAPHEFKIACLEEIRALFPPDCNPFYAGFGNRDTDELSYLKVGIPKGKIFIINPRGEIAVNCFDAQSYPSLHAVVDGIFPPTDSSEQEDFNSWNCLRLPSVS